Genomic segment of Streptomyces sp. NBC_01210:
ATCGACCTCTTCCAGCTGCACCGGATCGACCCACAGGTGCCGGCCGCCGACCAGTTCGCCGCCCTCGCCCAGCTCCAGAAGGAGGGCAAGGTCCGCCACCTCGGCCTCTCCGAGGTCACCGTCGAGCAGATCGAGGAGGCAAAGGCCTACTTCGACGTGGTCAGCGTGCAGAACATGTTCAACCTGACCGACCGTTCGCACGAGGCCGTACTCGACTACTGCACCCGGGAGAACATCGCCTTCATCCCGTGGCTGCCCATCGCACGCGGCGAGCACGCCGCCCCCGGCAGCCCGGTCGCCGGTATCGCCCGGGAGCTCGGCGCCACCCCCGCCCAGGTGGCGCTCGCCTGGCTGCTGCGCCGCTCGCCCGTGGTGATCCCGATCCCGGGCACCTCCTCCATCGCCCACCTGGAGGAGAACATGCGCGCCGCCGAGATCGAGCTCACCGACGACCAGTTCGC
This window contains:
- a CDS encoding aldo/keto reductase; this encodes MSDQSATFALGGDLPVHRLGFGAMRLTGDGNWGLPDDPEGALKVARRAVELGVEFIDTADAYGPATNEMQLAEALHPYQDGLVIATKAGQSRPSRREWKPLGRPEYLRQQCELSLRWLRVERIDLFQLHRIDPQVPAADQFAALAQLQKEGKVRHLGLSEVTVEQIEEAKAYFDVVSVQNMFNLTDRSHEAVLDYCTRENIAFIPWLPIARGEHAAPGSPVAGIARELGATPAQVALAWLLRRSPVVIPIPGTSSIAHLEENMRAAEIELTDDQFARLSQLT